In Gadus chalcogrammus isolate NIFS_2021 chromosome 23, NIFS_Gcha_1.0, whole genome shotgun sequence, a genomic segment contains:
- the mcur1 gene encoding mitochondrial calcium uniporter regulator 1, with protein MLLNLFHSRAIVHTIWCDFKCVPVVSYYVKATTRLTSLNKICLNSVNASRGFTIDHSVLSKKTSPVLGKSPRPVTTRRLLDTTRVFVRELSTSLRQLQYDLKAGDPRAGGRARLLFDTHAMVRLLEDNGFSTPQAEVMVSMLVRTTHSNMDAIYSDMATKVQQEIMLQRVMSQIAAVKKDMIILEKSEFSMLLAENEKVKIHLLQLKGQLADLMNKVRSDTLLDMSIEKSRVKEMKALYEKKLLETRTDIMEMNAEHDCHLTRTNMKIDTEVAGLKTMLESHKLDTIKYLAGSVFTCLTVALGFYRIWM; from the exons ATGTTATTGAATCTGTTTCATTCAAGAGCGATCGTACATACTATTTGGTGTGATTTTAAATGTGTTCCCGTGGTCAGTTATTATGTTAAAGCAACGACACGGCTCACATCATTGAATAAGATATGTTTGAATAGCGTGAACGCCTCGCGGGGATTCACCATCGATCATAGTGTTTTAAGCAAGAAGACGTCCCCGGTATTAGGAAAATCTCCTAGACCGGTTACTACCCGCCGGTTATTAGACACAACACGTGTGTTTGTACGAG AGCTGAGTACCTCCCTCAGACAACTCCAGTATGATCTCAAGGCAGGCGATCCCAGGGCGGGGGGCCGGGCACGCCTCCTTTTTGACACCCACGCCATGGTTCGACTCCTTGAAGACAACG gtTTCAGCACGCCGCAGGCGGAGGTGATGGTCAGCATGCTGGTCAGGACCACCCACTCAAACATGGACGCCATCTACAGCGACATGGCCACCAAAGTGCAGCAG GAGATAATGTTGCAGCGAGTCATGTCCCAGATAGCAGCCGTCAAGAAGGACATGATCATTCTGGAGAAGAGCGAGTTCTCCATGCTGCTGGCAGAGAATGAG AAAGTCAAGATACATCTGTTACAGCTGAAGGGTCAGCTGGCT GACTTGATGAATAAGGTGCGCTCCGACACCCTTTTAGACATGAGCATCGAGAAAAGCCGTGTGAAGGAAATG AAAGCACTGTATGAGAAGAAACTCTTGGAAACGCGAACAGACATAATGGAAATG AATGCAGAGCACGATTGCCATTTGACCCGGACTAACATGAAAATAGACACAGAGGTGGCAGGTCTTAAGACTATGTTGGAATCACACAAATTGGACACCATCAAATACCTTGCAG GTTCAGTGTTTACCTGTCTGACAGTGGCCTTGGGTTTCTATCGCATTTGGATGTAA
- the dph2 gene encoding 2-(3-amino-3-carboxypropyl)histidine synthase subunit 2 — protein MTDAFSSNSDAVLRRGVDVTSGSDAPLENVEEQYQIKRTCDFINNNGFKKVALQFPDEVLVHSVPIATEIEKSTSAKLFVLGDTSYGSCCVDEVAAEHVGADCIVHYGRACLSPTTRLPLIYVFERRPLDLEKCAAAFRELYPDTQSHVVVLYDVNYSHAIDALQALLTPSYPNMVVSTLVLDHCHGHSEPPPPVGPGEPGVVREFSRRCALKAGLGVRDYSVFFVGPEGAVLRNFMMTWNRVRFSAFQPATSASRAESPAVNRALMKRYYAIERAKDAGVVGILVGTLGVADYLAIITQLKETIRRAGKKSYMFAMGKLNVAKLANFQEIDVFVLIACPENSLLEHADFYKPVVTPFEMEVACNRGREWSEDYVTDFRNLLPGGQNHVALGSEQEAGEETDVSLITGALRKHGLWSEEAAVPSDDPSSLVLRNQNLTVAQTHTAASYLAGRSWQGLERKLGETAVTKAVEGRRGIAIAYEGEGKSS, from the exons ATGACCGACGCATTCAGCAGCAACTCTGATGCGGTCCTCCGGCGTGGAGTGGACGTGACGTCAGGGAGTGATGCTCCCTTAGAAAACGTAGAGGAGCAGTACCAGATTAAAAGAACCTGCGACTTCATTAATAACAATGGTTTCAAAAAG GTTGCACTACAGTTCCCAGATGAAGTGCTGGTGCATTCTGTTCCCATTGCCACAGAGATCGAGAAAAGTACGTCAGCCAAGCTGTTCGTACTGGGAGACACATCCTATGGCAG ctgctgTGTTGACGAGGTGGCGGCGGAGCACGTGGGGGCCGACTGCATCGTGCACTACGGCCGGGCCTGCCTCAGCCCCACCACGCGCCTGCCGCTCATCTATGTTTTCGAGCGGCGGCCCCTGGACCTTGAGAAGTGTGCCGCTGCCTTCAGGGAGCTGTACCCCGACACGCAGAGCCACGTGGTCGTGCTGTACGACGTCAACTACTCTCACGCAATCG ACGCCCTCCAGGCGCTCCTCACGCCCTCCTACCCCAACATGGTCGTCTCCACGCTCGTCCTCGACCACTGCCACGGTCACagcgagccgccgccgccggtggGGCCAGGGGAGCCCGGGGTGGTCCGCGAGTTCAGCCGGCGCTGCGCCCTGAAGGCGGGCCTGGGCGTGCGGGACTACAGCGTTTTCTTCGTGGGCCCCGAGGGCGCGGTGCTGCGCAACTTCATGATGACCTGGAACCGCGTCCGCTTCTCGGCCTTCCAGCCCGCCACCTCGGCCAGCCGCGCCGAGTCGCCCGCCGTCAACCGCGCGCTGATGAAGCGCTACTACGCCATCGAGCGGGCCAAGGACGCGGGCGTGGTGGGCATCCTGGTGGGCACCCTGGGCGTGGCCGACTACCTGGCCATCATCACGCAGCTGAAGGAGACCATCCGCCGGGCGGGCAAGAAGAGCTACATGTTCGCCATGGGCAAGCTCAACGTGGCCAAGCTGGCCAACTTCCAGGAGATCGACGTGTTCGTGCTGATCGCCTGCCCCGAGAACTCGCTGCTGGAGCACGCCGACTTCTACAAGCCCGTGGTCACGCCCTTCGAGATGGAGGTGGCCTGCAACCGCGGCCGCGAGTGGTCCGAGGACTACGTCACCGACTTCCGCAACCTCCTGCCAG GTGGGCAGAACCACGTGGCGCTGGGCAGTGAGCAGGAGGCGGGAGAGGAGACggacgtgtccctgatcactgGGGCGCTGCGGAAGCACGGCCTGTGGTCTGAAGAGGCAGCGGTGCCCTCTGACGACCCCTCCTCCCTGGTCCTGAGGAACCAGAACCTCACCGTGGCCCAAACCCACACAGCAG CGTCCTACCTGGCGGGCCGCAGCTGGCAGGGCCTGGAGAGGAAGCTGGGAGAGACGGCGGTGACCAAGGCCGTCGAGGGCCGGAGGGGCATCGCCATCGCCTACGAGGGCGAAGGGAAGTCCTCGTGA